A genomic stretch from Lysobacter ciconiae includes:
- the hflX gene encoding ribosome rescue GTPase HflX, whose translation MFERSRKGESALLIQPHAGGPVDPDQLEEFTELARSAGATVVATLNARIDHPNASILIGTGKLEEVQAAVAATEADLVLVNYPLSPVQERNLERILGCRVVDRTGLILDIFAQRARSHEGKLQVELAQLKHMSTRLIRGWTHLDSLRGGSIGLRGPGETQLETDRRLLQKRLEQLQKRLDKVEVQRTQMRRARVRNELPRVALVGYTNAGKSTLFNALTGADAYAADQLFATLDPTVRRIELSGHALVLADTVGFVRDLPHELVAAFRSTLSEAREADLLLHLVDAADPLRDERIAQVDEVLAEIGAGDIPQLLVYNKIDQLEQGRPRIDRPADGHPRVWVSAKERQGLDLLPEVIGEILDLQRVTGAIELPSRAGKLHAKLHELGAVREEESVEDGWRMQVEMSLADAARLHDQPDGDVLHALLPPVEADHDIH comes from the coding sequence TTGTTTGAACGCTCCCGCAAGGGTGAAAGTGCGCTGCTGATCCAGCCCCATGCCGGCGGTCCCGTCGATCCGGACCAGCTGGAGGAATTCACCGAGCTCGCCCGCTCGGCCGGGGCGACGGTGGTTGCCACCCTCAACGCCCGCATTGACCACCCCAACGCCTCGATCCTGATCGGCACCGGGAAGCTTGAGGAAGTGCAGGCCGCCGTGGCTGCCACCGAAGCCGACCTGGTGCTGGTCAACTATCCCCTGAGCCCGGTCCAGGAGCGCAACCTGGAGCGCATCCTGGGCTGCCGCGTGGTCGACCGTACCGGCTTGATCCTGGACATTTTCGCCCAGCGCGCCCGCAGTCACGAGGGCAAGCTGCAGGTCGAGCTTGCCCAGCTCAAGCACATGTCGACCCGGCTCATCCGCGGCTGGACCCATCTGGACAGCCTGCGCGGCGGTTCCATCGGCCTGCGTGGCCCGGGTGAGACCCAGTTGGAAACCGACCGCCGGCTGCTGCAGAAGCGCCTGGAGCAATTGCAGAAGCGGCTCGACAAGGTCGAGGTGCAGCGCACCCAGATGCGCCGCGCCCGGGTCCGCAACGAGCTGCCCAGGGTCGCCCTGGTCGGCTACACCAACGCCGGCAAGTCCACGCTGTTCAATGCCCTGACCGGCGCGGATGCCTACGCCGCCGACCAGCTGTTCGCCACGCTGGACCCGACGGTGCGCCGCATCGAGCTGTCCGGCCATGCGCTGGTGCTGGCCGACACCGTCGGTTTCGTGCGCGACCTGCCGCATGAGCTGGTCGCCGCGTTCCGCTCCACGCTGTCGGAAGCGCGCGAGGCCGACCTGCTGCTGCACCTCGTCGATGCCGCCGATCCGCTGCGCGACGAGCGCATTGCGCAGGTGGACGAGGTGCTCGCCGAGATCGGCGCCGGCGACATTCCGCAGTTGCTGGTCTACAACAAGATCGACCAGCTCGAGCAAGGGCGTCCGCGCATCGACCGCCCTGCCGACGGGCACCCGCGCGTCTGGGTGTCGGCCAAGGAGCGCCAGGGCCTGGACCTGCTGCCGGAGGTGATCGGCGAGATCCTCGACCTGCAGCGTGTCACCGGCGCGATCGAACTGCCCTCGCGTGCGGGCAAGCTGCATGCCAAGCTGCACGAGCTGGGCGCGGTGCGGGAGGAGGAATCCGTCGAAGACGGATGGCGGATGCAGGTGGAAATGTCCCTTGCCGACGCCGCGCGCCTCCACGACCAACCCGACGGCGACGTCCTTCACGCACTGCTGCCGCCGGTCGAGGCGGACCACGACATCCATTGA
- the hfq gene encoding RNA chaperone Hfq: MSKGQSLQDPFLNALRRERIPVSVYLVNGIKLQGTIESFDQFVVLLRNTVSQMVYKHAISTVVPARNVRVGPSGGQVQAAEGDEGAAAG, encoded by the coding sequence ATGTCCAAGGGACAGTCTTTGCAGGATCCTTTCCTGAACGCACTGCGCCGTGAGCGCATTCCGGTCTCGGTGTACCTGGTCAACGGCATCAAGCTGCAGGGCACCATCGAGTCCTTCGACCAGTTCGTCGTGCTGCTGCGCAACACCGTCAGCCAGATGGTCTACAAGCACGCCATCTCCACCGTGGTCCCCGCGCGCAATGTCCGCGTCGGCCCCAGCGGCGGTCAGGTCCAGGCGGCAGAAGGCGATGAGGGCGCCGCAGCGGGTTGA
- the miaA gene encoding tRNA (adenosine(37)-N6)-dimethylallyltransferase MiaA, with product MIAARPCAIALMGPTASGKTALALDWAERLGGEIISVDSALVYRGLDIGAAKPDAAERTRAPHHLIDIRDPWQPYSAAEFARDARAALDAVIGRGRVPILAGGTGLYFRALLHGLSPMPEADAPIRAQIAADIAERGLPAMHRELATLDPIAASRIHATDAQRIQRALEVYRASGRTITSWRAEPPAPRLPLRVLKLVLAPRDRAVLHQRIEQRFDAMLAAGFLEEVGRLRVLPQLRDHPAPLELPAVRAVGYRQAWEYLDGRGDAADFRDRGIHATRQLAKRQLTWLRGELDARWFDPMSQRQSLDEALALFLP from the coding sequence ATGATTGCCGCCCGACCCTGCGCGATAGCCCTGATGGGGCCCACGGCCTCAGGCAAGACCGCGCTTGCGCTCGACTGGGCCGAGCGCCTGGGCGGCGAGATCATCAGCGTCGACTCCGCGCTTGTCTACCGCGGCCTGGACATCGGCGCGGCGAAGCCGGACGCGGCAGAACGGACGCGCGCGCCGCACCACCTGATCGATATCCGCGACCCGTGGCAGCCGTACTCGGCGGCCGAGTTCGCACGCGATGCACGCGCCGCGCTGGACGCGGTGATCGGCCGCGGCCGGGTGCCGATCCTGGCCGGCGGCACCGGGCTGTATTTCCGCGCCCTGCTGCACGGCCTGTCACCGATGCCGGAAGCCGACGCCCCCATCCGCGCGCAAATCGCCGCCGACATCGCCGAGCGCGGCTTGCCGGCCATGCACCGTGAGCTGGCGACGCTGGATCCAATCGCGGCCTCGCGCATCCACGCCACCGATGCGCAGCGCATCCAGCGCGCGCTGGAGGTGTACCGCGCCTCCGGTCGCACCATCACGTCCTGGCGGGCGGAGCCACCGGCACCGCGGCTGCCACTGCGGGTGTTGAAGCTGGTCCTTGCGCCGCGCGACCGGGCGGTTTTGCACCAGCGCATCGAGCAGCGTTTCGACGCGATGCTGGCGGCCGGCTTTCTGGAGGAGGTGGGTCGGCTGCGTGTATTGCCACAGCTGCGCGACCATCCGGCGCCGCTGGAACTGCCCGCGGTGCGAGCGGTCGGCTATCGGCAGGCCTGGGAGTACCTGGACGGACGCGGCGATGCCGCGGATTTCCGTGACCGCGGCATCCATGCGACCCGCCAGCTGGCCAAGCGACAGCTGACCTGGCTGCGCGGCGAACTGGACGCGCGCTGGTTCGACCCGATGAGCCAACGCCAGTCCCTGGACGAGGCGCTGGCCCTGTTTCTTCCCTGA